A portion of the Pseudomonas synxantha BG33R genome contains these proteins:
- a CDS encoding TonB-dependent receptor family protein, whose amino-acid sequence MTPSAPTCLVLLLGLCNTAQADNAPLILDPSVVTGSRSASPTFDLPYSVDGINREQISNGQLGINASEALSRVPGLVVQNRQNYAQDLQISSRGFGARSAFGVRGIKLIADGIPASTPDGQGQAATFNLDTAERIEVLRGPAATLYGSNAGGVIQMFSRDGDGPPRVGAETLVGSDGLNKNHVSAEGAANGAGFVLDASRMDTNGYRDHSSARRDQTFAKLNFQPDDDSKLALIYSSLEQNGTQDPLGQTWTAYKADPRSVSTNALTYNTRKSIDHQQLGMNYERYIGNATLQVNAYTGRRSVIQYLSIPDKFPSGATNPANARGGVVAFDRKFYGGSIHWLQPISSVPGDLTIISGLDYDRSEDDRQGYSNTLNGVHGVKGALGRDEIDTATSVDPFVQANWLLGDWTLQAGLRHSTMKMQVDDHFLNDGNDSGSKTYQKNTPSVSVMYAFTPDLHGYVSAGKGFETPTQAESAYSSTANGFNFALKPSVSKQFEVGLKARLGQDTRINAAVFQITTEDELVVQQASGGRTTYQNAGRTLRRGFELGVESQLNEHWSTSLAYTRLQATYDSDFASGANTIDKGNYLPSVPQTTLFAELNWKPRDWVSTAIEGMYRSKVYVEDTNSQHAAPGYSVFNWRARFEQKVEHWTFHQTLRLDNLLDRQYVGSVIVGDGNGRYYEAAPGRSWYAGAGAEYQF is encoded by the coding sequence ATGACTCCTTCTGCTCCAACCTGCCTTGTCTTACTGCTGGGCCTGTGCAACACCGCCCAGGCCGACAATGCGCCCCTGATCCTGGATCCCAGCGTGGTCACCGGTTCGCGCAGCGCCAGCCCGACGTTCGACCTGCCGTATTCGGTAGACGGCATTAATCGTGAACAAATCAGCAACGGTCAACTGGGCATCAACGCCTCCGAAGCCCTGTCCCGCGTGCCTGGCCTGGTGGTGCAGAACCGCCAGAACTATGCACAGGACTTGCAGATCTCGTCCCGCGGTTTCGGCGCCCGTTCGGCGTTTGGTGTACGCGGCATCAAGCTGATCGCCGATGGCATCCCCGCCAGCACCCCGGACGGCCAGGGCCAGGCCGCAACGTTCAACCTTGACACTGCCGAGCGTATCGAAGTGCTGCGCGGCCCGGCGGCGACTCTGTATGGCAGTAACGCCGGCGGTGTGATCCAAATGTTCTCCCGCGACGGCGACGGCCCGCCGCGTGTCGGCGCAGAAACGCTGGTGGGCAGCGACGGGCTGAACAAGAACCACGTTAGTGCGGAAGGCGCGGCCAATGGTGCCGGGTTCGTGCTCGATGCCTCACGCATGGACACCAACGGCTACCGCGACCACAGCAGCGCCCGGCGCGACCAGACCTTCGCCAAGCTCAACTTCCAGCCGGATGACGACAGCAAACTGGCATTGATCTACAGCAGCCTGGAGCAGAACGGTACGCAGGATCCGCTGGGGCAGACCTGGACAGCGTACAAGGCCGATCCGCGTTCGGTGAGCACCAACGCGCTGACCTATAACACGCGCAAAAGCATCGATCACCAGCAATTGGGAATGAACTACGAGCGCTACATCGGCAATGCGACGTTGCAGGTCAATGCGTATACCGGGCGCCGCAGTGTGATTCAGTACCTGTCGATCCCGGACAAGTTTCCCAGCGGCGCAACCAACCCTGCTAACGCCCGTGGTGGCGTCGTGGCATTTGACCGAAAGTTCTACGGCGGCTCCATTCATTGGCTGCAACCCATCAGCAGCGTACCGGGCGACCTGACAATCATCAGCGGCCTCGATTACGACCGCAGCGAAGATGATCGCCAAGGCTACTCCAACACTTTGAACGGCGTACATGGAGTCAAAGGCGCCCTGGGCCGCGATGAAATCGACACCGCCACCAGCGTTGATCCCTTCGTGCAAGCCAACTGGTTACTGGGCGATTGGACCCTGCAAGCTGGCCTGCGGCACAGCACCATGAAAATGCAGGTCGACGACCATTTTCTAAATGATGGCAACGACAGCGGCAGCAAGACTTATCAAAAAAACACACCATCGGTCAGCGTGATGTACGCCTTCACCCCTGACTTGCACGGCTACGTGAGTGCGGGCAAAGGCTTCGAAACCCCCACTCAAGCTGAATCAGCCTATTCAAGCACCGCCAACGGCTTCAACTTTGCTCTCAAGCCGTCTGTCAGCAAGCAGTTCGAAGTCGGCTTGAAGGCCCGTCTAGGTCAAGACACCCGCATCAACGCCGCAGTGTTCCAAATCACCACCGAAGACGAACTGGTCGTGCAACAGGCAAGCGGGGGCCGCACAACTTACCAGAACGCCGGTCGCACACTACGTCGCGGCTTCGAACTGGGTGTTGAAAGCCAACTGAACGAGCACTGGAGCACCAGCCTCGCCTATACCCGCCTCCAAGCCACCTACGACAGCGACTTCGCCAGCGGCGCCAACACCATCGACAAGGGCAACTATCTCCCCAGCGTCCCCCAAACCACCCTGTTCGCCGAACTGAACTGGAAGCCACGGGACTGGGTCAGCACGGCCATCGAAGGCATGTACCGCAGCAAAGTCTATGTCGAAGACACCAATAGCCAACACGCTGCACCGGGCTACAGCGTCTTCAACTGGCGAGCACGGTTTGAGCAGAAGGTGGAGCACTGGACCTTTCACCAGACCTTGCGCCTGGATAACCTGCTGGATCGTCAATATGTGGGATCGGTGATTGTGGGTGACGGCAACGGGCGCTACTACGAAGCAGCACCGGGGCGCTCGTGGTATGCAGGCGCTGGGGCTGAATATCAATTCTGA
- a CDS encoding lipopolysaccharide kinase InaA family protein — protein MAGWNLEPAYAALADDFGSLEAVFALQGERLTRDPLSEVIRVERGGVNYYVKRYVGAGKGLRRYLGRPRVKSEWQNLKRFAKWGIPTADVVAWGLDRKGLAYNRGAMITRELPKTEDLSVLAERNDERLKDPRWVDGISRQLAEYTRTMHEHRFTHNDLKWRNLLVDDQRTLYLIDCPNGDFWRGFWLKYRITKDLACLDKVAKYHLSATQRLRFYLQYRQRTHLSASDKRRIRHVVKFFEGRE, from the coding sequence ATGGCGGGTTGGAACCTGGAACCTGCCTATGCCGCCCTGGCGGATGACTTTGGAAGCCTGGAGGCGGTATTTGCCTTGCAAGGCGAGCGATTGACCCGCGACCCGCTGTCGGAAGTCATCCGGGTCGAGCGCGGCGGGGTCAATTATTACGTCAAGCGCTACGTGGGCGCCGGCAAAGGCTTGCGCCGTTACCTGGGCAGGCCGCGGGTGAAATCCGAATGGCAGAACCTCAAGCGTTTCGCCAAGTGGGGCATCCCGACGGCTGATGTCGTCGCCTGGGGCCTGGACCGCAAGGGCCTGGCTTATAACCGGGGCGCGATGATTACCCGCGAGCTGCCCAAGACGGAAGACTTGTCAGTGCTGGCCGAGCGCAATGACGAACGCCTGAAAGACCCCCGGTGGGTCGATGGCATCAGCCGCCAGCTCGCCGAATACACGCGCACCATGCATGAGCACCGCTTCACTCATAACGACTTGAAGTGGCGCAACCTGCTGGTGGACGACCAACGAACCCTGTACCTGATCGATTGCCCCAACGGTGATTTCTGGCGTGGTTTCTGGCTCAAGTACCGCATCACCAAGGACTTGGCTTGCCTGGACAAGGTCGCCAAATATCACCTGTCGGCCACCCAGCGCCTGCGTTTCTACCTGCAATACCGCCAGCGCACGCACTTGTCGGCGTCGGACAAACGGCGAATTCGTCACGTGGTGAAGTTTTTTGAGGGACGCGAATGA
- a CDS encoding lipopolysaccharide kinase InaA family protein has protein sequence MRLSELKNAGRSPSLPLTIDLADAAGPGQLQLLSLLRVLPGQRYVGAAVWRGRPVLAKLLVGSKAARHFQRELKGVRLLAEQGLTTPLLLADGLQDGEGGWLLFEFIEGAQSLADAWHAVEHLPPLADEQTAVLAEALGAIAQMHAKGLWQEDLHLDNLLRQDGKLYLIDGAGICVEEAGKPLSRNHVLENLGVFFAQLPKNLEPFTEELLVYYLLGNGEHALPLQALEKQVRKVSAWRLKDFLDKTGRECTLFSVVRGAFGLRAIRREEETAMLPVLEQADALLDQGHLYKTGGAASVAKVEVAGRPLVIKRYNIKGFAHWLKRFWRPSRAWHSWREGNRLAFLGFATPKPLAVLEKRFLWLRSRAYLVTEFLPGPDIIERFAPYVENGDAPESELLALEQLFTQLIGERISHGDFKGHNLFWNDGRWAMIDLDAMCQHGSVASFAPAYAKDRARFMRNWPQGSALYQLIDQRLPKTIVV, from the coding sequence ATGCGTTTATCCGAGCTGAAAAATGCCGGCCGTAGCCCCAGCCTGCCGTTGACCATCGATCTGGCGGATGCGGCAGGCCCGGGGCAGTTGCAACTGCTGAGCCTGTTGCGGGTGTTGCCCGGGCAGCGCTACGTGGGCGCGGCAGTGTGGCGTGGTCGCCCGGTATTGGCCAAATTGTTGGTTGGCAGCAAGGCGGCGCGGCATTTTCAGCGTGAACTCAAGGGTGTGCGTTTGTTGGCTGAGCAAGGCCTGACCACACCGTTGTTGTTGGCCGATGGCTTGCAGGACGGCGAGGGCGGCTGGCTGCTGTTTGAGTTTATCGAGGGCGCCCAAAGCCTGGCCGATGCGTGGCACGCCGTCGAACATCTGCCGCCGTTGGCGGACGAACAAACCGCCGTGCTCGCCGAAGCATTGGGCGCGATTGCGCAAATGCATGCCAAAGGCCTGTGGCAGGAAGACCTGCACCTGGACAACCTGCTGCGCCAGGACGGCAAGCTGTACTTGATCGATGGCGCAGGCATTTGTGTCGAGGAGGCGGGTAAGCCGTTGTCGCGCAATCACGTGCTGGAAAACCTCGGCGTGTTTTTCGCCCAGCTGCCGAAAAACCTTGAGCCGTTTACCGAAGAATTATTGGTGTACTACCTGCTGGGTAATGGTGAGCACGCCTTGCCGCTGCAAGCCCTGGAAAAGCAGGTGCGCAAAGTCAGCGCCTGGCGCTTGAAGGACTTTCTGGACAAGACTGGCCGCGAATGCACGCTGTTCAGCGTGGTGCGTGGCGCCTTTGGCTTGCGTGCGATTCGTCGCGAAGAAGAAACGGCCATGTTACCGGTGCTGGAACAGGCAGACGCCTTGCTCGACCAGGGCCACCTGTACAAGACCGGCGGCGCGGCCAGTGTGGCCAAGGTCGAAGTGGCTGGTCGGCCGTTGGTGATCAAGCGCTACAACATCAAAGGCTTTGCCCACTGGCTCAAGCGCTTCTGGCGCCCGAGCCGAGCCTGGCATTCCTGGCGCGAGGGTAACCGCCTGGCGTTTCTCGGCTTTGCTACGCCCAAGCCACTGGCGGTGCTGGAGAAGCGCTTTTTATGGCTGCGCAGCCGTGCGTATCTGGTCACCGAGTTTCTGCCGGGGCCGGACATCATCGAGCGCTTTGCGCCGTATGTTGAAAACGGCGATGCGCCTGAGAGTGAGCTGCTCGCGCTGGAACAGTTGTTTACCCAGTTGATTGGCGAGCGCATCAGTCATGGCGATTTCAAAGGCCATAACCTGTTCTGGAATGACGGGCGTTGGGCGATGATTGATCTGGATGCCATGTGTCAGCACGGCTCTGTTGCCAGTTTTGCGCCGGCATACGCTAAAGACCGGGCGCGGTTTATGCGCAATTGGCCCCAGGGCAGTGCGTTGTATCAGTTGATCGATCAGCGGTTGCCTAAAACCATCGTGGTTTAA
- the waaF gene encoding lipopolysaccharide heptosyltransferase II yields MNILIVGPSWVGDMVMAQTLFQCLRQRYPDCQIDVLAPEWSRPILERMPEVRKALSFPLGHGALELATRRRIGKSMAGQYDQAILLPNSLKSALVPFFAGIPKRTGWRGEFRYVLLNDVRTLDKARYPLMIERFMALAYEPGTQLPTPYPRPSLQIDPVTSDAALAKFGLTLDRPVLALCPGAEFGESKRWPSEHYAKVAETKIREGWQVWLFGSKNDHSVGEDIRQRLIPGLREEAVNLSGDTSLAEAIDLLSCADSVVSNDSGLMHVAAALNRPLVAVYGSTSPGFTPPLADKVEVVRLGLDCSPCFDRTCRFGHYNCLRQLLPQPVTDALQRLQGDVVEVH; encoded by the coding sequence ATGAATATTCTGATCGTTGGGCCCAGTTGGGTCGGTGACATGGTGATGGCACAGACACTGTTCCAGTGCCTGCGCCAGCGCTATCCAGACTGCCAGATCGACGTGCTCGCCCCTGAGTGGAGCCGGCCGATCCTGGAGCGCATGCCCGAGGTGCGCAAGGCCTTGAGCTTCCCGCTCGGCCACGGTGCCCTGGAGCTGGCGACCCGCCGACGCATCGGCAAATCCATGGCCGGCCAGTACGACCAGGCGATCCTGTTGCCCAACTCGCTCAAGTCGGCGCTGGTGCCTTTTTTTGCCGGCATCCCCAAGCGCACCGGCTGGCGCGGTGAGTTTCGCTATGTGCTGCTCAATGACGTACGCACCCTGGATAAAGCCCGCTACCCGCTGATGATCGAGCGCTTCATGGCCCTGGCCTACGAGCCCGGCACGCAATTGCCCACGCCGTACCCGCGGCCCAGCTTGCAGATCGACCCGGTGACCAGCGATGCGGCGCTGGCCAAGTTCGGCCTCACCCTTGATCGGCCGGTTCTGGCCTTGTGCCCTGGCGCCGAGTTTGGCGAGTCCAAGCGCTGGCCGTCGGAGCATTACGCCAAGGTCGCCGAGACCAAGATCCGCGAAGGCTGGCAGGTGTGGCTGTTCGGTTCGAAGAACGATCATTCGGTAGGTGAAGATATTCGTCAGCGCCTGATTCCCGGCCTGCGCGAAGAGGCGGTGAACCTCAGTGGCGACACGTCCCTGGCCGAGGCTATCGACTTGTTGTCCTGCGCCGACTCGGTGGTGTCCAACGACTCCGGCCTGATGCATGTGGCGGCGGCGCTGAATCGCCCGCTGGTAGCGGTGTACGGCTCCACGTCCCCAGGCTTCACCCCGCCCTTGGCCGACAAGGTCGAAGTGGTGCGCCTGGGCCTGGATTGCAGCCCGTGTTTTGATCGCACCTGCCGCTTCGGCCACTACAACTGCCTGCGCCAATTGCTGCCGCAGCCGGTAACCGATGCCTTGCAGCGGTTGCAGGGCGATGTGGTCGAGGTTCACTGA
- the waaC gene encoding lipopolysaccharide heptosyltransferase I, whose protein sequence is MRVLVVKTSSLGDVIHALPALTDAARAIPGIRFDWVVEEGFAEIPTWHPAVDKVIPVAIRRWRKNLWQTIKSGEWRRFKQAVQSTKYDLVIDAQGLLKSAWLTRYVRAPVAGFDKNSAREPIAARFYSRRLAVARGQHAVERLRQLFAVALGYDLPKGLGDYGLSVEKLLGLPPKKPFVLLLHGTTWDTKHWPEAYWRELAERMGRLGVDVKLPWGNAAEKARAERLAQGLPNAEVLPKLNLAGVAGVLAGARACVAVDTGLGHLAAALDVPTISLFGPTNPGLTGAYGKGQIHLASDWPCAPCLQKQCTYQPTADDLRRFDIKRESPLCFTRLNPERVASRLSTLLLAEEQH, encoded by the coding sequence TTGCGGGTTCTGGTAGTCAAGACCTCATCCCTGGGCGATGTGATCCATGCCTTGCCGGCGTTGACCGATGCAGCGCGGGCGATCCCCGGCATTCGCTTTGATTGGGTGGTGGAAGAAGGCTTTGCCGAAATCCCGACCTGGCACCCAGCGGTGGACAAGGTAATCCCGGTGGCGATTCGCCGCTGGCGCAAGAACCTTTGGCAAACCATCAAGAGCGGCGAGTGGCGCCGTTTCAAGCAGGCCGTGCAGTCGACCAAGTATGACCTGGTGATCGACGCCCAGGGCCTGCTGAAAAGCGCCTGGCTGACCCGCTATGTGCGTGCTCCAGTGGCCGGCTTTGATAAAAACTCGGCCCGTGAGCCGATCGCTGCGCGTTTTTATTCGCGACGCCTGGCCGTGGCCCGCGGGCAACACGCGGTGGAGCGCTTGCGCCAACTGTTCGCCGTGGCCCTGGGCTACGACCTGCCCAAAGGCTTGGGCGACTATGGCCTGAGCGTTGAAAAGCTGCTGGGCCTGCCGCCGAAAAAACCCTTTGTGTTGCTGCTGCACGGCACTACCTGGGACACCAAGCACTGGCCCGAAGCCTATTGGCGTGAGCTGGCCGAACGCATGGGGCGCCTGGGCGTGGACGTGAAATTGCCGTGGGGTAACGCCGCCGAAAAGGCTCGGGCCGAGCGCCTGGCCCAAGGCCTGCCCAACGCCGAAGTGCTGCCCAAACTCAACCTGGCGGGCGTGGCCGGCGTGTTGGCGGGCGCCCGCGCCTGTGTGGCGGTGGACACCGGCCTCGGTCACCTGGCGGCAGCGCTGGATGTGCCGACCATTTCCCTGTTCGGCCCCACCAATCCGGGCCTTACTGGCGCTTACGGCAAGGGCCAGATCCATTTGGCCAGCGACTGGCCGTGTGCGCCGTGCCTGCAAAAGCAGTGTACCTATCAACCTACCGCCGACGACCTGCGGCGGTTCGACATCAAGCGTGAGTCGCCCCTGTGCTTCACGCGCTTGAATCCTGAGCGTGTAGCAAGCCGGCTGAGCACGTTGTTACTGGCTGAGGAGCAGCACTGA
- a CDS encoding glycosyltransferase family 4 protein, translating into MQLAFVLYKYFPFGGLQRDFMRIALECQQRGHKIRVYTLIWEGDIPPGFEVLVAPVKALVNHRRNEKLYAWIQADLAKRPVDRVVGFNKMPGLDVYFAADGVFEDKAQNLRNPMYRWFGRYRHFAEYERAVFDKDAKTQIMVLSEHQQKLFTQYYGTQAERFHLLPPGIARDRRAPPDAAEIRAEFRREFGLAEDDLLLVQIGSGFKTKGVDRSLKAVAALPSKLKKRTRLFVIGQDDPKVFQLQSAALGLGDQVQFFKGRSDIPRFLLGADLLIHPAYNEAAGMVLVEAVVAGLPVLVSRVCGYAFYIDKAQSGRVLDEPFEQAQLNQYLVDMLDDPHARATWSRNGLAFAETADLYSMPQYAADLILAEPNR; encoded by the coding sequence ATGCAACTGGCTTTTGTTCTGTACAAGTACTTTCCCTTCGGTGGCTTGCAGCGCGACTTCATGCGCATCGCCCTGGAGTGCCAGCAGCGCGGCCACAAGATTCGTGTCTATACGCTGATCTGGGAAGGCGACATCCCACCCGGCTTCGAAGTACTGGTGGCGCCGGTCAAGGCGCTGGTCAATCACCGTCGCAATGAAAAGCTGTATGCCTGGATCCAGGCCGACCTGGCCAAGCGGCCGGTGGATCGCGTGGTGGGCTTCAACAAGATGCCGGGGCTGGATGTGTATTTTGCCGCCGACGGGGTGTTCGAAGACAAGGCTCAAAACCTGCGCAACCCCATGTACCGCTGGTTCGGGCGCTACCGGCACTTCGCCGAATATGAGCGCGCGGTGTTCGATAAGGACGCCAAGACCCAAATCATGGTGCTGTCCGAACATCAGCAGAAGTTGTTCACCCAGTATTACGGCACCCAGGCCGAGCGTTTCCACTTGCTGCCGCCGGGCATTGCCCGCGACCGGCGCGCTCCGCCTGACGCGGCCGAAATCCGCGCCGAGTTTCGTCGTGAGTTCGGCCTGGCCGAGGACGACCTGTTGCTGGTGCAGATCGGTTCGGGCTTCAAGACCAAGGGCGTCGACCGCAGCCTCAAGGCCGTGGCCGCCTTGCCTTCCAAGCTGAAGAAGCGCACCCGACTGTTTGTAATCGGCCAGGACGACCCCAAGGTATTCCAATTGCAGAGTGCGGCATTGGGCCTGGGCGATCAGGTGCAGTTCTTCAAGGGCCGCAGTGATATCCCGCGTTTCCTGCTGGGCGCCGACCTGCTGATTCACCCTGCGTACAACGAGGCGGCCGGCATGGTGCTGGTCGAAGCGGTGGTCGCCGGCCTCCCGGTACTGGTGAGCCGGGTGTGTGGCTACGCGTTCTACATCGACAAGGCCCAGAGCGGCCGGGTGTTGGACGAGCCGTTCGAGCAAGCCCAGCTCAACCAGTACCTGGTGGATATGCTCGACGATCCACACGCGCGTGCGACCTGGAGTCGCAATGGTCTGGCCTTCGCCGAGACGGCCGACCTCTATAGCATGCCGCAGTACGCTGCGGACCTGATTCTGGCGGAGCCAAACCGATGA
- a CDS encoding lipopolysaccharide kinase InaA family protein, giving the protein MSDFLAAEDRALLERNGLATFDALWAKQLDAVDEPNTSHGGWSSVYRLELEGQGYYLKRQSNYLTRTLHRPFGEPSFAREFRNISLYRKLGIPALQAAFFGERKVEGERRAMLLTRALDGWNDLDSLLEQWPQLSAAQHSAILSACGKLARHLHSVGQVHGCFYPKHIFLQATAEGYAAQLIDLEKTRPLLFGWRDRVKDLEPLLRRAPQWSDAQVRQLLAAYLEQPEDSDLVSTWHQRLTARRSHKENR; this is encoded by the coding sequence ATGAGTGACTTCCTGGCGGCCGAAGACCGAGCCTTGCTTGAGCGCAACGGTCTGGCGACGTTTGACGCCCTGTGGGCCAAGCAACTGGACGCAGTGGACGAGCCCAATACCAGTCACGGCGGCTGGAGCAGTGTGTATCGCCTGGAGCTTGAAGGGCAGGGCTATTACCTCAAGCGCCAGAGCAACTACCTGACGCGCACCTTGCACCGGCCGTTTGGCGAGCCGAGTTTTGCGCGCGAGTTCCGTAATATCAGCCTGTATCGAAAGCTCGGAATCCCTGCTCTGCAGGCGGCGTTCTTCGGTGAGCGCAAGGTTGAGGGCGAGCGCCGGGCAATGCTGCTTACCCGTGCTCTGGATGGTTGGAACGACCTGGATTCGTTGCTGGAGCAGTGGCCGCAATTGAGCGCCGCCCAGCACAGTGCGATCCTGTCGGCGTGCGGCAAGCTGGCGCGTCACCTGCACAGCGTCGGGCAGGTGCATGGCTGTTTTTACCCCAAGCATATTTTCCTGCAGGCCACCGCTGAGGGTTATGCCGCGCAGCTGATCGACCTGGAAAAAACCCGCCCGTTGCTGTTTGGCTGGCGCGACCGGGTCAAGGACCTGGAACCGCTGCTGCGTCGCGCGCCCCAATGGTCGGACGCGCAGGTGCGCCAACTGCTGGCGGCGTATCTTGAGCAGCCCGAAGACAGCGACCTGGTCTCCACTTGGCACCAGCGCCTGACCGCACGCCGCAGCCACAAGGAGAACCGCTGA
- a CDS encoding YceK/YidQ family lipoprotein yields MRTPILRLLMLLGMSLIVAGCGTATTVLLGDDVTVRQLKGKKTYCQSVSRIYSGVAYDLCVLHGPPNSAGELALNGIPWVILDAPVSAVLDTLVLPYTIYRQSADGSIELR; encoded by the coding sequence ATGAGGACTCCTATCCTGCGGTTGCTGATGTTGCTGGGAATGTCGTTGATCGTTGCAGGCTGTGGCACTGCGACCACCGTGCTGCTTGGCGATGACGTCACTGTTCGGCAGCTCAAGGGGAAGAAAACCTATTGTCAGTCCGTTTCACGAATCTACAGCGGTGTAGCTTATGACCTGTGTGTCTTGCATGGGCCGCCCAACTCTGCGGGTGAACTTGCGTTGAACGGTATTCCCTGGGTTATTTTGGATGCGCCCGTTTCCGCCGTCCTGGACACGCTCGTCTTGCCCTACACGATCTACCGCCAAAGCGCCGACGGCAGCATCGAGCTGCGCTAA
- the rfaP gene encoding lipopolysaccharide core heptose(I) kinase RfaP: protein MKLILAEPFKTLWAGRDAFAEVEKLQGQVFRELAARRTLRTVVEGQPYFVKIHRGIGWGEILKNLVTAKLPVLGAGLEWLAIQRLQALGVPTMTAVAFGEKGSNPADQHSFIITQELTPIISLEDLTLDWVKQPPVPAIKHALTRELARTVGAMHRGGVNHRDCYLCHFLLHTDQPITVDNLKLSVIDLHRAQVRPTIPLRWRNKDLAGLYYSALEIGLTQRDKLRFLKAYFQQPLRQILAEQAALLSELERMAAKLYARKQRYGDAL, encoded by the coding sequence ATGAAGTTGATTCTAGCCGAACCCTTCAAGACCCTCTGGGCCGGACGCGATGCGTTCGCCGAGGTCGAGAAGCTGCAAGGCCAGGTGTTCCGCGAGCTGGCCGCTCGCCGTACGTTGCGTACGGTGGTCGAAGGCCAGCCTTACTTTGTGAAGATTCACCGTGGCATTGGCTGGGGCGAAATCCTCAAGAACCTGGTCACGGCCAAGTTGCCGGTACTGGGCGCAGGCCTGGAGTGGCTGGCGATCCAGCGCCTGCAAGCGCTGGGCGTGCCGACCATGACCGCCGTAGCCTTTGGCGAAAAAGGCAGCAACCCGGCCGACCAGCATTCGTTCATCATTACCCAGGAACTGACGCCGATTATCAGCCTGGAAGACTTGACCCTCGATTGGGTCAAGCAACCGCCCGTGCCGGCCATCAAACACGCCTTGACCCGTGAGCTGGCGCGCACCGTCGGCGCGATGCACCGCGGTGGCGTGAACCATCGCGACTGCTACCTCTGCCATTTCCTGTTGCACACGGACCAGCCCATTACCGTCGACAATCTGAAATTGTCGGTGATCGACCTGCACCGTGCCCAGGTGCGTCCGACGATTCCACTGCGCTGGCGTAACAAGGACCTGGCCGGCCTGTATTACTCCGCATTGGAGATCGGCCTGACCCAGCGCGACAAGCTGCGCTTCCTCAAGGCGTACTTCCAGCAGCCGTTGCGCCAGATCCTGGCGGAGCAAGCTGCGCTGCTGTCTGAGCTTGAGCGCATGGCCGCCAAGCTTTACGCGCGCAAGCAACGATACGGGGATGCGCTCTGA